aaatagaGAAACATGAGATGACCACCGACCCTCTGTTTGGCCAGGGCCAGCGACGGAGAAGGGAGGAAGCTCCATGAGATGGCCACCGACCCTGGATCTGGCCAGGGCCAGCGACAGAGGGAGGAAGAAGTAAACATCAAACTCTCACAAGGAGAAGGAACTCTAATGAGCTCTCTCACGAAGGGGAGTATTTTAAGACTTTTGTACTCTCGTTAATGCGTAGTGCAAACTATATATAAGAGAAACAATCAAGAATAGTAATCTCATCGTTTAGCATAAGCGAAGTTGAATTCTCAATCCTTATTTCTCAAACTCTATATCCCTTTTCAAtgcggaaaaaaaaagaaaaaaaaaaagaaagcatgGTAATCTGATTTGAGTTCAATCCTAAACCATTCCATTTTCGTCGATTCAACCGGCCAACACTGAAAGCTACAAAGCATGTGGGCATGAAGACATATTGAACAAGACAATGACCAAGTTAACTTCCCTCAAGAATAGGTATCGTTTTCATGCCTTCCAGTCTGGGCAACTTCAACAAAAATCAGCCTCCCGTCAACCATCTGGACAAATTATCAACAAATTAAGATTTCAGAAGAGAAAGAGGTCGAAAAAGCACAACAAAACAAGGGATGCTGGCAATTTGATCAACCAAACACACATTCAGGGATAAAAGACCAGAAATGCTTGACAAACTGCAGTCTATAGCATCTCTATCAATTCAATTTGACTAATTTCAATATTAAATTGAAAAACGAAACAAATTTACATAATTTAACAGCATAAGAACACTTCTGATACGAGTGAATTAACCACTTTAATCTGAAAAAAATATGGATTTGtgaattgggttttgtttttccCATAGGAAGGAAATTACCCTGCCATCCATTGCCTTCAAAGCTTTTTGTGCCTCAACATCTGACTGGTAAGTAACAAAACCAAAACCTTTTGGTCTATCAGTTCGACGATCCATAATTAACCTAGCTaaacaaacaaatcaaaaaatcacaaaggaaaaaccAGTCACTAATTTTCCACATATTACggagtaaaaaaaataaagaattagaGAAAATtaatatggaaaaaaaaaaaaaaccttctgtAACATTTCCAAAAGGAGAGAACAATTTCCTGAGCTGTTCACTGGAAGTGAACGATGATAACCCTGAAAAACAAATCCAGGAAATCAGAacacaaaaacccaaaacataaaatttgagagagagagagagagagagagagagagattactgCTGACGAAGAGCTGCGAGCCTAATCTTTTGGCCATCTCTGTGTGTTAACCCAAATCCCGGatttctatttattttgataaaaagTAGTGAACGAGCAGTTTTTGTACTTTAAAGCTAAATTGGGAATTTAGGGTTCATCACTTCGAAGTTGTAAATTAGTAAACTCACTTGTGCCCAGATGCTAGATATTTGTTGAGCTTTATTGGGCTTTGTTATTGCTAACCATCTGGCCCATATTCAAAAGGAGTTGATCCAATGTCTGCCATGCCCAAATTAGTTTGGAGTTAACATAAAGCAAAATCTACACAAAAATGAATGAACACTTGCAAATCAAAATTTACATCTCCTCGTTTGCATCTAGGGGTGGGCATGGGCCGGGGATAACATTTTCTAATATAGGAACCGGACCTTACCCGGCCCAGttgaaacgggccggttcgGGCTGGGTCCacgggtccttttttttttttttgaaaaaaaataactaaaatttgCACAGATTCAGCAGATTCACTACCAGTACCAGTGCAGACTGCATTTGTGCAGATTTTGCACAAATTCACTCCGAGTCCCTGCAATGATTCACATCCAATCCAAATACAAAGTCCAACATCCAAGTTCATAGATTAATAATTTGAGGTAACAAAGTGAACATCTGGGACATTTCGACGTCATTGTGAGATAAGTTTATTAATTATACTTGTTGCAGTTGGTAGAGATGCTGAACTTGTAAGGGAGGTTAGCTCCACAGCTGGAATCTAGCACCACTCTTTTCCAGACAGCTGCAAGAGAGAAACGATAAAAATATATGAGTTACTCTTGACCATCTGGGAAATTTACAATAAAATTGTATGATAAATGATATTTAGGAAATAGAGGTATTATTAATGAGAATAATATCTTTCCTTTTATGCTTCTATTAGGAATCAGGATATACAAATGCATAGCCAGACATCTATTATAATCCTAACAAATCAAAACTAGTGTAAGAACCTGAAGTTGTAGAGCCAGTTCAAAACATATAAACCACAAAGCAAGCAGGTGATCTATATTAAAGAGCACTTTAAGTACATAAATCAAGTGAAAAGCCCAATTGAACGCTATACAAAATACCCAAATCTGGCTCAGGGTGACAAGCAAGTCCAGAATAATTGAAATACG
This window of the Malus domestica chromosome 03, GDT2T_hap1 genome carries:
- the LOC103421351 gene encoding organelle RRM domain-containing protein 6, chloroplastic-like, which produces MAKRLGSQLFVSRLSSFTSSEQLRKLFSPFGNVTEARLIMDRRTDRPKGFGFVTYQSDVEAQKALKAMDGRMVDGRLIFVEVAQTGRHENDTYS